The Vitis vinifera cultivar Pinot Noir 40024 chromosome 8, ASM3070453v1 genome segment atatttcaagtgtgattaggcaaaacGGTTTCCAaaatggcaatcacaaagacaaatcaaatcAAGGAGAAATCATAAAGAAGAATGCCACTttaaagagaagtgtttttcaagatctaagtttcataagatctctttgtaaggttgttggtgtactaagattttcatgcattacattctttacttatgcaccaaaatcattcaaaagttattttgttttaaatattttaaaattggatgatttcatgttttcaattaaaactttgtgtcaaatgtttttcaaatttgtttaaaatgttttaagttgaaaaagttggttgttgagccaaaaacgaTTCAACCAGTTGAACCGGATGAGGAGTCGGTCGACCGCCAGCTTAACCGGTCTAGGAGTTGGTTGACCCCcagttcaaccggtcaagggtATGAATAATAACCAGTCAACGGCCAGCTCAACCAATTGAGGGATACAAAAAACCTTATCTCTCTTCCAGAATGGTTGTTCAACCAGATGAGGAACTGGTCAGCCCACACCTCAACCGGTCAAGGTACGATCGAGGTCCaatggtcacctgccaagcattaaatgctaacgactagtcaaccggtcgatcCCTAACTCAACCGATCGAACCCCCAAtggctagtttggttttttttcctctataaaaaaacttcaaatcttcattgtttaagaACTCAACCTTctcaaacctttcttgaatatatttgagtcttggaagagtgttttgagtgcatcattgttctaaaacttgcatatcattagtgtacttttcaatcctaattttcttgtatcatttgagcttaaagtttttgtattaggattttgtgagatcatttatttataaatctttgagatgaagtttctcaagtgtaaggtatcacttgagaggttgttcaagagtaagatatctcttgagaattgtaaatggtgcttggagccaaaagtccaagagggtggacTAGAActataatccaattgtattgtttgaaggtttggtttggaagccttgaataaGTGGAACCtaaagcttgggattgaagttagaaGAAAGTagatgtaggtcgggttgcgccgaaccattataaaatcttatatttgcattctctcttccttactcttttactttatatgcaattgtctttatattgttttattatatatttgcatatatttgtctcttacattcacatagtttaaatttataaaaagagaccatcaccctattcactcCCTCCCCTCttcccctctagggtgattaccataagttagattagcctaatttttctaacaatttttatctaaaaagtaaacaaataaactttaatttagatttagatttttcaaagaacaacaaaaGTGTTCAAACctaattaataaatcaaaaatattaatataagggTTAGAATCTTATCTAGAAAACTAATATTTAAATCATAAACCTTCAAATCTTTAGTTCTATATTATCCTATGTTCTCTAATATTTGTAATCATCatataaaatggttttttaaataaagaatacaagaaaaatctaatttatatgtagagtttttaaatggaaaaagacttttctatctttattaaatttattaaatttattttttatctttctttcattctaatTTAACAATATATTTGGGGCATTACAATCCCTTGGCATGGAAACTTATCGCTGCAATAAAGCTTTATGGCCTCATTTGAAGAATTTGTTCTTTTAATGTTCGAGTACAACACATTTTGCACTTGAACCGCCCAGCTCTACACCATTTGTATTAGGGAAATCATGAACAATTAATTGAAGGTTAATGATATTGGTTTTGTTTGTCAAGATATGGGTTGAACTTTTGAGTTTCCATACCTTTGATTTGTGTTCAATTAGTTTCCATAGTTTTGTGATGACAACAATATTTATATGGGCCAATTTCATGTTGcatgcatttttaaaataaataaataaataaatatgtatatatatatatatatatatacatatttatttatttatttatttatttttatttttttattattttgtggaAATACCATATAGCATGGTATTGAATCAAGGGAGAAAAactctgaagaaaaaaattaattttcagaaaaatgaaaagaattagTAAATACTAAGATGAAAATTAACAACAAATAAATGGTCATTTTATTGATGATAAACAATAAGAGAACATCAACTCCATTGTATTGACAGATAGTATTGTGTGTTGGGCTACATTCCAATACTAAGTGGTCTTATTCTATCATAAACAAATTAATATCACATACTCGCTGTTACTTTTCAATAATGAGTATATATGTATAAACACCAATAAGTGTGTGATCAGAACCAATAACCCTAGCTTCCATGCAATTCTCAAGTGCAACTTGGAGACACATCTCCTTTTTCAGTCACTTTGGCATTGTTGCACACAGCTTTGGTTGCTCTTCCTCCTCCAATTTCTATATCAATGTCTTGCAGCACAACCCCCTGACATGGAAACTTGTCGCTACAATCAAGTTGTATAGCCTCATTTGAAGAACTTGTTCCTTTGATGTTCTGGTACAACACATTTTGCACTTGAACCGCCCGGCTCTGCAACAAAACCAAGTAGCGCTCCATCATTTGTATTAGGGAAATCATGAACAATTAATTGAGGGTTGATGATATTGGTTTTGTTTGTGAAGATCCAGGGTTGAGGTTCGCGTTTCCATACCTGTGATTTGCATGGTTTGTCCTGGTCACAGTActtttggtctattattatagGGTTTTTCACATTATGCATTTCAATGTTCTGGAATTTGATGTTGCTTGCGCTTCCAGACCCTCCCTGCAACAAAATTCTTGTGTTAATATTTGACTGATCGAAAACTTGAGTTATTAAGTAATGAATGTAATAAGTCAATAACGCATATTAAATTAACTTATACTAAAGCTTCTTCATAATATCCGACTCATACAAACATATGTATGCATGTTTCTTCTTACCTGCCATGTCTTGATTCTAACTCCATTTGTGGTTCCCGAAAGGGTTGCCCCGTTCACTGTAATATCTGAAACGTGAGCCTCTGAGTTTCCAGATCCTAAGCTTCCAATACTGAGGAGTTGGCCATGGAACAAAgacaaaattcaaaagaaatacGTATATGTTAGTGTTGATTAATGAGTCATATATagaaattaagattaatttagCAATATTAATGTTGGGGTTACTGGGTTAATTACCTGATTCCATGGCCTGGTCCACAGGTGATACCAGTGGCTTGCAAGTTCTGGGTTCCACTCACAATTGAAATACAGTCGTCACCttcaacaatcaaacaatcaaacaaaatttGTCATTGATTCAGCATGGCtacaactatttaaaaaaatatatatttttagttttgtttttaggCAAATTTTGAGGATACCTGTTCCTAAAACTGAGCTTGAAATCTGGATATTTTGGGTGTCAGTCACATGGATTCCATCAGTGTTGGGGCTGTCCCCTGGTGCAGTTACAGTGAGACCCGAAGCTTGAACACCCAcgcatttttcaaaagaaacatgCATTTGCTGGGCATTTTGGATCTTGAGGTTCTTCACTACCAAGTTCTTGCAGTTGTAGAAGGTTAAGGCCTGCCAAAACATAATTCCAAACAAGAAATTATATGTCTTCCATTTTCATATAAACATCATAGAAAAAGTTTGCACTCATATGAGAGGATGTATATCGACGTACCGTTGGTGCATCCTTGCAAGACTGCGGgaatttaaagggaaaaaaaaaaaaaaatcagccaATGGTCATTAAAAGATaatcaaaagaaaagagagagagagagagagagttatgAGTGGCATAATTACAAGATCATCGTTCACTTTGCAAGAGTTCTCCCACCATGTCTTCCCATTTCCATTGATGGTTCCACCACCTTGAACCGCTAAGTTTTGGACATTTTCAAAGACAAGCCACCGGGTCATATCGTTACTGTAGGCGGATCGATCAGCAGATGCCTGGACAGTTCCATAtatctggttttttttttttttttcaaaaaatatcatTAGTCATTTTATGCTATATACATCAATGAGAAACAGCTCCTTGAAGGTCTGAAGAAAATGACTCCTGTGATGGAATCTCACCTGCACTGTAATACTGGATTTGCAAGGACCTTGAAATGTAATTGGCTTAAGGAGATAGTTCTTGGTTTGGGGCACCACTAGGACAGATCCTTGAGATGAACAAGCTGCCTCCCAAGCTTTCTTGAATGCCTGAAAGACCCAAcattggttatatatatatatatatattacttcgCATGACAGAACCAATGAAGGTAAGATTGAATCTAACAAGCCCTAATAATTTCAATATGTTTGATTCATAGCATAGTTTGTCTTCATTGGATGTGAAGTACTTCAATAGTAAttagccatcattttcatttagATCAATGATATAAATAGTAATTACCTAATCCGCTTCTAGTATACAATGACATGCTATAATTTTAATCCTTTTGATAATGTATGGATTCTAAACTTATTGTGATCAATATATCAAAATGCAAGCTCAGATCAAACTATATAGAACAATGATGCAAAGGTCATGCAAATGAGGATATTCTTATAAGGTTAATAAGTCAATACACATATTGACGTCTCCAGCTATATGCATACCTCTGTGGCATCACTTCCATCACCTTTAGCTCCATAATCATTCACGCTAACCGTTTTAACTGAAGCCAAAGATCTACCCACTTTACCAATCCTCTTAGAGCCCATGATTTTACTTCCAAATTTGCGCCATGGCCACTTCTCATACGCCCGGGAAGAATCATAGCCATATGCGTCGTCAAGATAATCGTAAGGTGGGTTCCCTTGCAAACCGTAGTAGCATGGGAAAGAAAGCAGAAAGACGATGAGAAATGGGATGAAGCGTCTTTTTAGAGACATTGTTTCTTCTTTGATGAAGGGGAGAGAAAATATTCTGAAGATATTGAAGCTAAGATTGGAATGGTGATGAGAGGAATGAGGCGATGAAAATATGAAGTACCGAGGTTATGTATTTATAGAGAATCATCAGGGGTTTTGGGTCCACTGTCCATCACACGATGCCCCTTGAGGTATGGATTTGCAATCATTTGGGATACGCAAAGAGTACTGCTACCAGAAGGAACTCCTGGACACCATGGCTGACTTTGGTGCATACATGCATCAGTCCATACTATTCATTGATATCTTATCTATATACCATGCCGTGCATATTTGCAGTTATACATTTTGAATAAATTCAACTacataaattttgaaacttaTGAGGAGAAAAACTCATTAACACTTAGATCGACGAGCCTCATCATGCAAAGAAGGCAAATATTGAGGGCCACTTTTTTATATACATGTACATGTAACATGCATATATGCATCATCTAGCCTATTTTGTCCATTAATTATCATCAGATTATTCCAAATGATTATCCTAGATTATGGCAGCTGGCTAATAGGTCACATAAAAATGGGCATTTACCCATTACTATATATATTGAACGATGCACACATGAAACATATGTAAATGCATCAAATGATCCATACGTATGCTCATGATGTCACAGAGATGAACTATGGCAAGCTAGTGACCTCCCCTTCCCTTCACATGCTGCCAAATTCCACACTTGTCACAACCCGATTTGCACGGAAATAATCTGCCACACACTTTCAGAAGCGTGTGGGGGTTTCTATGGAATTCatgcataaaaaatattgagttGCCGTAATCTATTTTGAGGGATAAAAAGGGTAGGCATGGGGTTTGAGTAGAGGTGTAAATTTGTTAAGTTTCTAAGTGGTCGTCTCCCTTAATGAATATAAGACTTTAGAGCACTTCAGTTCACATGCTGATGGAATTTGAACCTTTTCACAAGATGGCATTGTCTCATGATTCTCAaaattaacaagcaatcaaacTGAGAAAAACTTGAGCTTTAGGCTTGTCATAGGGTGTCGCCACGTGTACTAACCCATGACAAATGATAAATCAACACGTGCTTCCCACAATTTGCAAGTTCCTTGACACATAATAGTAGAGAGGCGTGGTTTGAAAAATGGGGTTTGGATTACACAAGGTGGTATGGGCTGAAGAATATGAGTTCATTAGATAACAGCTTATCATGTATTTTGACATGATAAgctttttttaatcattatgggctcatgtatcattttttaatgGGTAATGCGTTAGCTAAGATTATGAAATGGGAAGTTGACCTCATAGAAGGGTTAGCGCAGTTGTAAAGAAGTTTGAGCCAACTGTTTGGAAAGTTGCTTTCAATGGAAGGTATACAGGAACTTATACCAAATTCCATCAAATGGCTGATTCAGAATGGAAGAGTTGAAACTTTAGTCAATGGGTGTAATATTATTAATCAGATCATTTTCTTCAAACGAAGCAAAAAATTCGGCCAAGCACATGAGCCTAACAGTTGCCAATTTCAACACTGCAAGTTAATTTGTGACCACTGCATTTCagctttttccttcttttggctttcttctttattttgttCA includes the following:
- the LOC100262351 gene encoding polygalacturonase — its product is MSLKRRFIPFLIVFLLSFPCYYGLQGNPPYDYLDDAYGYDSSRAYEKWPWRKFGSKIMGSKRIGKVGRSLASVKTVSVNDYGAKGDGSDATEAFKKAWEAACSSQGSVLVVPQTKNYLLKPITFQGPCKSSITVQIYGTVQASADRSAYSNDMTRWLVFENVQNLAVQGGGTINGNGKTWWENSCKVNDDLSCKDAPTALTFYNCKNLVVKNLKIQNAQQMHVSFEKCVGVQASGLTVTAPGDSPNTDGIHVTDTQNIQISSSVLGTGDDCISIVSGTQNLQATGITCGPGHGISIGSLGSGNSEAHVSDITVNGATLSGTTNGVRIKTWQGGSGSASNIKFQNIEMHNVKNPIIIDQKYCDQDKPCKSQSRAVQVQNVLYQNIKGTSSSNEAIQLDCSDKFPCQGVVLQDIDIEIGGGRATKAVCNNAKVTEKGDVSPSCT